The Bacteriovorax sp. Seq25_V genome window below encodes:
- a CDS encoding tetratricopeptide repeat protein — protein MKGLFFAGLLLANLNAYSADLSNVYKSLKDGEYEKVISSLESIKSTDKKFLSTKFYLLGLSYSRLQNFPMAIANYKLAVSEGNNANDLWYELGQALYAENELQLSRKAFFRSAKGDYNRAQSNYYIGHISQLLDDHKNAKKFFEEILKDPKAELEMQQVGRFQLAESLLQMARMKADTATYVEKYILPQMEIALKTIPKNETARDIERRIVEIQKEFGLDPALMRNGRPRPDSKPQYSFTQSFTYDSNFTLTNDLPENISTSKDTFIIESVLGISTAFDFKRRFIIRPSLDLTKTSHTDRDSASVYASDGYNINPKLRTSYEHKAFSAPASLLLDVSYEYQAEDRLAQKSVIFNNRTTSFTVGERFKYFQKGETTFKIKNKYFRSYSESLHNDSVSFSIDQILIHNKALYVILFLHNEIKYINAESNNVSSNTLRFDYIKPNFFSKTNLSLGLSNTWQTYEDTTKDEVRGVETTLSANMKLSRQVRKFFSVDLEHIYTKNSSDLETSNYSKNETTLSLNLSL, from the coding sequence TTGAAGGGATTATTTTTTGCAGGTCTTTTACTGGCCAATTTGAACGCTTATAGTGCTGACTTATCAAATGTTTATAAATCACTTAAAGATGGTGAATATGAGAAAGTAATCTCATCACTCGAATCGATAAAAAGTACAGACAAGAAATTTTTGTCAACAAAGTTCTATCTTCTAGGTCTAAGTTATTCTCGTCTACAAAATTTTCCAATGGCGATTGCGAATTACAAGCTCGCTGTTTCAGAGGGGAATAATGCTAATGATCTTTGGTATGAGCTTGGTCAAGCACTCTACGCTGAAAATGAACTTCAACTTTCACGTAAGGCTTTTTTTAGATCAGCAAAAGGTGACTATAACAGAGCTCAGTCGAATTACTATATTGGTCACATCTCTCAACTTCTTGATGATCATAAGAATGCTAAAAAGTTCTTCGAAGAAATCTTAAAAGACCCTAAAGCGGAGCTGGAGATGCAACAAGTAGGACGTTTTCAATTAGCTGAAAGCTTACTACAAATGGCAAGAATGAAAGCTGACACAGCAACATACGTAGAAAAATATATTCTTCCTCAAATGGAAATTGCGCTTAAAACTATCCCAAAAAATGAAACAGCAAGAGACATCGAAAGAAGAATTGTTGAAATTCAAAAAGAATTTGGACTTGATCCAGCACTTATGAGAAACGGTCGCCCTCGCCCAGATAGTAAGCCTCAATATTCTTTTACACAAAGTTTTACATATGACAGTAATTTTACATTAACTAATGATCTTCCTGAAAATATATCAACGAGTAAAGATACATTCATCATCGAAAGTGTACTTGGAATTTCTACCGCTTTTGATTTTAAAAGAAGATTTATCATCAGACCATCTCTAGACTTAACTAAAACGTCTCATACAGATCGTGATAGTGCCAGTGTTTATGCAAGTGACGGCTATAACATCAATCCCAAACTAAGAACGAGTTATGAACACAAAGCATTCTCTGCTCCGGCTTCCCTACTCCTTGATGTATCTTATGAGTATCAAGCTGAGGATAGACTAGCGCAAAAGAGTGTTATCTTTAACAACCGAACAACAAGTTTCACAGTTGGTGAAAGATTTAAATATTTTCAAAAAGGTGAAACAACATTTAAAATTAAAAATAAATACTTTCGCTCATATAGCGAATCTCTTCACAACGACTCCGTCTCTTTCTCAATCGATCAGATTCTAATACACAACAAGGCCCTCTACGTAATACTCTTTCTGCACAATGAAATAAAGTATATAAATGCAGAATCTAACAACGTTTCCTCAAACACACTAAGATTTGATTATATCAAGCCAAACTTTTTCTCTAAAACAAATCTTAGCCTTGGTCTATCTAACACTTGGCAAACATACGAAGACACAACAAAGGACGAGGTCCGTGGAGTTGAGACAACTCTTTCAGCTAACATGAAACTCTCACGTCAGGTAAGGAAGTTCTTCAGCGTTGATCTCGAGCACATCTACACAAAGAATAGTTCAGATCTTGAAACAAGTAATTACTCAAAAAATGAGACAACATTAAGTTTAAACTTGAGCTTATAA
- the fbaA gene encoding class II fructose-bisphosphate aldolase gives MPVANYEQYCQMLEKAQKEGYAYPAINVTSTSTANAALKAFADMKSDGIIQVSTGGGSFASGSLKSEVLGAISIAEHVHTMAKHYDICVALHTDHCHPEKVDSFLIPLIEETEKRREKGLPNLFNSHMFDGSVLETSENIKMSKMLLERCAKSQIILEIETGVVGGEEDGVNNEGAPADKLYTSPEEMVEVAKVLNPIGKYMYAATFGNVHGVYKPGNVKLRPEILKKGQEAVAKEIGGGYQHLLVFHGGSGSELSEIHETLNYGVIKMNIDTDTQYAYSREVVDYMFKNYDSMLKIDGEVGNKKFYDPRAWMKKAEEAMAKRIANACKDLKSDGKSILL, from the coding sequence ATGCCAGTAGCTAATTACGAACAGTATTGCCAAATGCTAGAAAAGGCCCAAAAAGAGGGTTACGCTTACCCAGCGATTAATGTGACATCAACATCAACTGCCAATGCTGCTCTTAAAGCTTTCGCAGATATGAAGTCAGATGGAATCATCCAAGTTTCAACAGGTGGAGGTTCATTTGCATCTGGTTCTCTAAAAAGTGAAGTTCTTGGAGCAATTTCTATCGCAGAACACGTACACACAATGGCAAAGCATTACGACATCTGTGTAGCACTACACACTGATCACTGTCACCCAGAAAAAGTAGACAGCTTCCTTATCCCACTAATTGAAGAGACTGAGAAAAGAAGAGAAAAAGGACTTCCTAACCTATTCAACTCACATATGTTTGATGGTTCAGTTTTAGAAACATCTGAAAATATAAAAATGAGTAAAATGCTTCTTGAAAGATGTGCAAAATCGCAAATCATTCTTGAAATCGAAACAGGTGTTGTTGGCGGAGAAGAAGATGGTGTTAACAACGAAGGAGCGCCGGCCGACAAACTTTACACATCACCAGAAGAGATGGTTGAAGTTGCAAAAGTTTTAAATCCGATTGGTAAATATATGTATGCGGCTACTTTTGGCAACGTACATGGTGTATATAAACCAGGAAATGTAAAACTTAGACCAGAAATTCTTAAAAAAGGTCAAGAAGCCGTAGCAAAAGAGATTGGTGGTGGTTATCAACATCTACTCGTATTCCATGGAGGATCAGGAAGTGAACTTAGTGAGATTCACGAAACTCTTAACTATGGTGTAATCAAAATGAATATCGATACAGATACTCAATATGCTTATTCAAGAGAAGTTGTAGACTATATGTTTAAAAATTACGACAGCATGTTAAAAATTGATGGCGAAGTCGGAAATAAGAAATTCTATGATCCAAGAGCATGGATGAAAAAAGCAGAGGAAGCAATGGCAAAGAGAATTGCGAATGCTTGTAAAGATCTTAAGTCTGATGGTAAATCAATCCTGCTTTAA
- a CDS encoding hybrid sensor histidine kinase/response regulator, translating to MNVLLIEDDKIDQLHLRSILLDAYPEIELSIAESISDAKGYLDQNRYDLIMSDYYLNEESLDYRMLNKLNSINTPVIITSGRLEYEFSKTFNKLDHITFIDKLDINNRTLQTVFTKQINGAKRQITLMHDAELLKKKVEILDLFTSGISHDLKNPLNSIIGLVDYLEKELATDEEKVEVLNIIKRSAHDINETLNTLLNYVKLDYTCETDDSITSKKHIQTIYDEVKGQFSKSVVNFNINGNALINAPQVAFDIIFKNLISNSIKYKTPNRPLDITVDIRESYNDGVTIIYSDNGLGFTEENKGDIFLAFKRLNSSKDTKGHGIGMTLVKKSIELCHATIDYESTPGVGTTFYMKFSK from the coding sequence ATGAACGTGCTACTAATTGAGGATGACAAAATAGATCAGCTCCACCTGAGAAGTATCTTATTAGATGCCTACCCAGAGATCGAGCTCTCGATTGCTGAATCGATATCAGATGCAAAGGGCTATCTCGATCAAAACAGATATGATCTTATTATGTCTGATTACTATCTAAATGAGGAGAGCCTCGACTATCGAATGCTCAATAAACTTAACTCAATTAATACTCCTGTGATTATCACTTCTGGTCGCCTTGAATACGAGTTCTCCAAAACATTTAATAAACTCGACCATATTACTTTTATTGATAAATTAGATATTAATAATCGAACACTTCAAACAGTTTTTACAAAACAAATAAATGGCGCCAAGAGACAAATAACACTCATGCATGATGCCGAATTATTGAAGAAGAAAGTTGAAATTCTCGATCTCTTTACAAGTGGAATAAGTCACGATCTCAAAAATCCATTAAACTCTATTATTGGACTCGTTGATTATCTTGAAAAAGAACTTGCAACAGACGAAGAGAAAGTTGAAGTTCTAAATATTATAAAAAGATCTGCTCACGATATAAACGAAACTCTCAACACCTTACTTAACTACGTCAAGCTTGACTACACTTGTGAAACAGATGATTCAATTACATCTAAGAAGCATATCCAAACAATATATGACGAGGTAAAAGGTCAATTCTCTAAGAGTGTCGTTAACTTTAATATAAATGGCAATGCTCTAATAAATGCTCCTCAAGTGGCTTTTGATATTATTTTCAAAAACCTTATCTCCAACTCTATTAAGTATAAAACACCAAACAGACCACTTGATATCACCGTTGATATAAGAGAATCATATAATGATGGTGTCACAATTATATATAGTGACAATGGTCTTGGATTTACTGAAGAAAACAAAGGAGACATTTTTCTTGCGTTCAAGAGGCTTAATTCATCGAAAGATACTAAAGGACATGGGATAGGTATGACATTAGTTAAAAAGAGTATTGAACTATGTCACGCAACTATCGACTATGAGTCAACTCCAGGAGTTGGTACTACTTTCTATATGAAATTTAGCAAATAA
- a CDS encoding PAS domain-containing sensor histidine kinase, whose translation MATAIISLATVVYASRMLKRLGDVKDFNVLAIEDEHELSTILNEIVDGYMICDSSLNRIKYMHLSDKFKTILGPIPADAGTDLFKDKFDINGQDFINDNVYNVNEEFIKVTIVHRKSDQICIFKIVTEAKRLQDAHDQNEAMINLVLNKVPALISIVSKNLKYLLVNKPYESTWGKSVEQMIGHSIKEVLPPSLFENILPYINRALAGEAVNFETSLETENGPVTFNVSYLPYILHGKVEGFFTMVTDNTERSKQERILVEKNQELEALTKDLEEFIYFISHDLQAPIRHISSFTNLLLKDLEVPDERQKYVEIINSSCQRARELVEGILKVANLKKEKFIETPLDKLFYTFINTVKMENPLISFNFNVPSEKNVRCIPFQMSLVFENFVSNSIRALNNSNKELKYININYYETPSEHIIYVEDSGDGVSQDIQDKIFGIFKSYSKEKSTGVGLAIVERVAELHDSRYGFFNNNDGGASFWIAIKK comes from the coding sequence ATGGCAACAGCAATTATCTCCCTTGCCACGGTCGTGTATGCCTCGAGAATGCTTAAAAGACTTGGGGATGTTAAAGACTTTAATGTTTTGGCAATTGAAGATGAACACGAGCTTTCGACGATTTTAAATGAAATTGTAGATGGTTATATGATTTGTGACAGCAGTTTGAACAGAATTAAGTATATGCACCTCTCTGATAAATTTAAAACCATTCTTGGTCCTATTCCTGCTGATGCTGGCACTGATCTATTTAAGGATAAATTCGATATCAATGGGCAAGACTTCATAAATGATAACGTTTATAATGTTAATGAAGAATTTATCAAAGTCACTATAGTTCATCGAAAATCAGACCAGATTTGTATCTTTAAAATTGTGACAGAAGCTAAAAGGTTACAGGATGCCCATGATCAAAATGAGGCAATGATTAATCTTGTTTTAAATAAAGTACCTGCGCTCATTTCTATTGTTTCAAAAAACTTAAAGTATTTACTGGTAAATAAGCCATATGAGAGTACGTGGGGGAAAAGTGTCGAGCAAATGATTGGCCACTCTATTAAGGAGGTTCTTCCTCCTTCTTTATTTGAAAATATTCTTCCTTATATCAATCGGGCATTGGCCGGAGAGGCGGTTAATTTTGAAACTAGTTTAGAGACTGAAAATGGCCCCGTTACATTTAATGTTTCTTATCTTCCTTATATCTTGCATGGCAAAGTTGAAGGCTTCTTTACTATGGTTACTGATAATACAGAACGATCCAAACAGGAGAGAATTCTTGTAGAAAAAAATCAAGAACTAGAAGCGTTAACTAAAGATCTTGAGGAGTTTATATATTTTATTTCTCATGATTTGCAAGCCCCAATTAGGCATATATCGAGTTTTACAAATCTCTTGTTAAAGGATTTAGAAGTACCAGATGAAAGGCAAAAGTATGTTGAGATCATCAATTCAAGTTGTCAACGAGCTAGGGAACTAGTTGAAGGGATTTTGAAAGTCGCAAACTTGAAGAAAGAAAAGTTTATCGAAACACCTCTTGATAAATTATTTTATACATTCATTAACACAGTAAAAATGGAAAACCCCCTGATCTCATTTAATTTCAATGTTCCGTCAGAGAAAAACGTACGATGCATTCCTTTTCAGATGTCACTTGTTTTTGAAAATTTTGTGAGTAATTCAATTCGTGCTCTTAATAATTCTAATAAGGAGTTGAAGTATATTAATATAAACTATTATGAAACTCCGAGTGAACATATTATTTATGTTGAGGATAGTGGAGATGGAGTCTCTCAAGATATACAAGACAAAATTTTCGGGATATTTAAAAGTTATTCAAAAGAGAAGTCGACTGGTGTTGGGCTTGCTATTGTAGAGCGTGTTGCTGAATTACATGATTCTCGTTACGGCTTCTTTAATAATAATGATGGAGGAGCCAGCTTTTGGATCGCAATCAAGAAGTAA
- a CDS encoding response regulator — MDRNQEVRIYNFIEDDEFDQLLFKKAIENIHIKKDIKIEYVAHMTTEALLQYGSFENSRSVFIFDISIAGSTSYNFLVENLMVLKEFPVFILTSSDNPADKKRYLELGVVTEFFLKPFFVHDLEQIILRIWELAEADE, encoded by the coding sequence TTGGATCGCAATCAAGAAGTAAGAATTTATAACTTTATTGAAGATGATGAGTTCGATCAGCTCCTTTTTAAAAAGGCGATAGAAAATATTCATATAAAAAAAGATATAAAAATAGAATATGTTGCGCATATGACAACCGAGGCCCTTCTACAGTATGGAAGTTTTGAGAATAGTAGAAGTGTTTTTATTTTTGATATTAGTATCGCTGGTTCCACTTCTTATAATTTCTTGGTCGAGAATTTGATGGTTTTAAAAGAATTTCCTGTTTTTATTTTAACTTCAAGTGATAATCCTGCTGATAAGAAGCGGTATTTAGAATTAGGAGTCGTTACAGAATTTTTCTTGAAGCCATTCTTTGTTCATGATCTGGAGCAAATTATCCTTCGAATTTGGGAGCTTGCGGAGGCAGACGAATAA
- a CDS encoding thiamine pyrophosphate-dependent enzyme yields the protein MAEIVKPKNVYSIKSTDKKVLKKWYELLILGRLLDDRAPNYLKQAIGWSYHAPCAGHDAIQLAIGQIFDRETDHLFPYYRDMMTAVSAGLTAEEVILNGISKATDLASGGRHMSNHFAKPEWNIHNVSSCTGNHPLHAVGVARAMNRYNHKGVAISSQGESSVSEGYVYEAINGASREKLPAIFVFQDNGYGISVPKCDQTANEFVANNFTGFLNLHIIHCDGKDMFDSMNAMTEAKKIALEKSEPVIVHARCVRIHSHSNSDKHELYRDEEERAEAAAQDPIAAFRKLLIKNKIFTAKELDAIDAKKKEEMLEGHKLAMKAPNPDPASIYDFLYAPAYESTKYPEGLHNETGEEIKFIDALNETLKAEFRHNPDTFIWGQDMANKDKGGIFNVSKGMQQEFGKERVFNGPIAEDYILGTANGFSRFRKDIRVVVEGAEFADYFWPAMEQYLECSHDYWRSNGAFAPNVTIRLASGGYIGGGLYHSQNLEGNLAGIPGVRIVCPAFADDAAGLLRTSMRSEGPTLYLEPKSLYNAKQAMSVVPDDFEVPFGKAKVRREGSDLTIITYGNTVHHSLEAAEKLQAETGASVEVVDLRSLVPLDEEAILKSIAKTNKCLVVHEDKVFGGFGGEIVALINEKGFEHLDAPVKRVGSTYTPVGFNRILERAILPNTDLVLNAMRDILNY from the coding sequence ATGGCAGAAATCGTTAAGCCTAAGAATGTTTATTCGATAAAGTCTACGGACAAGAAAGTATTAAAGAAGTGGTATGAACTTCTTATTCTTGGAAGACTACTTGATGACAGGGCACCTAATTACTTAAAGCAGGCCATTGGTTGGTCTTATCACGCTCCATGTGCAGGGCATGATGCAATTCAGTTAGCTATTGGACAAATTTTTGATCGTGAAACTGATCATCTTTTTCCATACTATAGAGATATGATGACTGCAGTATCTGCAGGTCTTACTGCTGAAGAAGTTATCTTAAACGGGATTTCTAAGGCAACAGATCTTGCTTCTGGTGGACGTCACATGTCTAATCACTTTGCAAAGCCTGAGTGGAATATTCACAACGTATCAAGCTGTACAGGGAACCACCCATTACATGCAGTTGGTGTTGCTCGTGCAATGAATCGCTACAACCACAAAGGTGTAGCGATCTCTTCTCAAGGTGAGTCTTCAGTTTCTGAAGGCTATGTATATGAAGCAATTAACGGTGCTTCTCGTGAGAAACTTCCTGCAATTTTTGTTTTCCAAGATAACGGCTATGGTATCTCGGTTCCAAAATGTGATCAAACAGCTAACGAATTTGTTGCAAACAACTTCACTGGATTTTTAAATCTTCACATCATCCATTGTGATGGGAAAGATATGTTCGATTCAATGAACGCAATGACTGAAGCGAAGAAAATTGCTTTAGAAAAGAGTGAGCCAGTTATCGTTCACGCACGTTGTGTAAGGATTCATTCGCACTCGAACTCTGATAAGCATGAGCTTTATAGAGATGAGGAAGAAAGAGCAGAAGCAGCAGCTCAAGATCCTATCGCAGCATTTAGAAAACTTTTAATTAAAAACAAAATTTTTACAGCTAAAGAACTTGATGCAATCGATGCAAAGAAAAAAGAAGAAATGCTAGAAGGACATAAGCTTGCAATGAAAGCTCCAAATCCAGATCCAGCATCTATTTATGACTTCTTATATGCACCAGCGTACGAGTCAACAAAATACCCAGAAGGTCTTCATAATGAAACTGGAGAGGAAATTAAGTTCATTGATGCTCTCAATGAAACTTTAAAAGCTGAATTTAGACATAACCCAGATACTTTTATTTGGGGACAAGATATGGCCAACAAAGACAAGGGTGGTATCTTCAACGTATCTAAAGGTATGCAACAAGAATTTGGAAAAGAGAGAGTATTTAACGGGCCAATCGCTGAAGATTATATCTTAGGTACGGCAAATGGATTCTCTCGTTTCAGAAAAGATATTAGAGTTGTTGTTGAGGGTGCTGAGTTTGCAGATTACTTCTGGCCGGCAATGGAGCAATATCTTGAGTGTTCACATGACTACTGGAGATCAAATGGTGCTTTCGCTCCAAATGTTACAATCAGACTAGCTTCCGGGGGATATATTGGAGGAGGTCTATACCACTCTCAAAACCTAGAAGGTAACCTTGCGGGTATTCCTGGTGTTAGAATTGTGTGTCCTGCATTTGCAGACGATGCTGCTGGTCTTCTTAGAACATCAATGAGATCTGAAGGGCCAACTTTATATCTTGAGCCAAAATCTCTTTATAATGCAAAACAAGCAATGTCAGTTGTTCCTGATGATTTTGAAGTTCCATTTGGAAAAGCAAAAGTTAGAAGAGAAGGTTCTGACTTAACAATTATTACTTATGGAAATACTGTTCACCACTCACTTGAAGCAGCTGAAAAACTTCAAGCTGAAACAGGTGCAAGTGTTGAGGTTGTTGACTTAAGATCACTTGTTCCTCTTGATGAAGAAGCAATCTTAAAATCAATTGCTAAAACAAATAAGTGTCTAGTTGTTCACGAAGATAAAGTATTTGGTGGATTTGGTGGAGAGATTGTTGCTCTTATTAATGAAAAAGGTTTCGAGCACCTTGATGCTCCTGTGAAGAGAGTAGGTTCTACATATACTCCTGTTGGATTTAACAGAATTCTTGAAAGAGCAATTCTTCCAAACACAGACCTTGTGTTAAATGCCATGAGGGATATTTTAAATTACTAG
- a CDS encoding adenylate/guanylate cyclase domain-containing protein has product MKRLVKYLGIFIIVMFSVVSVYLSMIYRSIPEQSSLKEVFLYTTFFEDRFFDLRMKQTIDETVKDDRMVLADIDDYSIRNLGSWPIDRSNWATLIEKLKLYGAKIIAFDVFFSEESKTCNGFNPDDELARAIESFHEIPNNRVILPYNLDLAGSENFETTPEDLYGFSFTSKTGGEAYELLPTTVSTSVYPIRKLIDAEPSLGFIEARADKDGIMRHYRALANIYKEIYVPSYGLSVYQHTTGELEEGAAENGVKGTSLNLLTLDEPYIETEKGKVYLNEIGETKMRWSGGIQKFPRASIYDIISKADDDQEMHEMFKNKIVFVGASAFGAYDLRHTPIDPMLPGVYFHMNFTKMLLDGNFLQPFSESVKYSWALLLISVLLLLLIQLRENPVLDIFTVVVILGSVYYWDTYYLIPKGYENRLFFCFLAVIGCYSWNTFVHFYMANQDKAFLKNAFGNYISPELIDEMYSTGEPPKLGGDSGIRTAFFTDIQGFSTFSEKLSPTQLVELLNEYLTVMTDILLEEKGTLDKYEGDAIIAFFGAPMPLEDHARRACIVAHRMQMALLKLRDKWTAEGDKWPKIVHDMRMRIGLNSGEIVTGNMGSASRMNYTMMGDSVNLAARLEESAKQYGIFTQVAKDTVDLAGDEFIFRELDTIRVVGKSVPVTTYDLLGLKGESEAFLEELAEKFKEGIESYKSQQWDKAIAIFTYTLELEYQRFPDLKGVKTNPSEIYIKRCEDYKKLPPPPEWDGVFTLTSK; this is encoded by the coding sequence ATGAAGCGATTAGTAAAGTATTTGGGGATATTCATTATCGTCATGTTCTCCGTTGTGAGTGTTTATCTCTCGATGATCTATCGTAGTATTCCTGAACAGAGTAGCCTCAAAGAAGTTTTTCTCTATACCACGTTCTTTGAAGATCGATTTTTTGACCTTAGAATGAAACAAACAATTGACGAGACTGTTAAAGACGATCGCATGGTTTTAGCAGATATTGACGACTACTCCATTAGGAATCTAGGATCATGGCCAATCGACAGAAGTAACTGGGCGACTTTAATTGAAAAGCTTAAGCTCTATGGAGCAAAAATTATCGCCTTCGATGTTTTCTTCTCTGAGGAAAGTAAGACATGTAACGGTTTTAATCCTGACGATGAGCTAGCGAGAGCAATCGAAAGTTTTCATGAAATTCCAAACAATAGAGTTATACTCCCATACAACCTCGATCTTGCAGGTTCTGAAAATTTTGAAACAACACCAGAAGATCTTTATGGCTTCAGCTTTACAAGTAAAACTGGCGGAGAGGCCTATGAACTTTTACCTACGACTGTTTCAACTTCCGTTTATCCAATTAGGAAACTCATAGATGCTGAACCTTCATTAGGTTTTATTGAAGCTCGTGCTGATAAAGACGGTATTATGAGACATTACCGTGCATTAGCAAATATTTACAAAGAAATTTACGTTCCTTCATATGGCCTAAGTGTTTATCAACATACAACAGGAGAACTTGAAGAAGGTGCCGCTGAAAATGGAGTAAAAGGCACATCTTTGAATCTTTTAACACTTGATGAGCCGTACATTGAAACAGAGAAAGGAAAAGTATATCTCAATGAAATTGGAGAAACAAAGATGCGCTGGAGTGGAGGTATTCAAAAATTCCCACGCGCTTCAATTTATGACATCATCTCAAAGGCTGATGATGATCAAGAAATGCATGAAATGTTTAAGAATAAAATTGTCTTCGTTGGAGCTTCTGCTTTTGGTGCCTACGATCTACGACATACCCCTATAGACCCAATGCTACCAGGAGTCTATTTCCACATGAACTTCACAAAAATGCTTCTTGATGGAAACTTCCTACAACCATTCTCTGAGTCAGTTAAGTACTCATGGGCCCTACTTCTCATCTCTGTTTTATTATTACTATTAATCCAACTTCGAGAAAACCCGGTATTAGATATTTTTACTGTTGTAGTTATTCTAGGCTCAGTTTACTACTGGGATACATATTATCTCATCCCAAAGGGTTACGAAAACAGACTATTTTTCTGCTTTCTGGCTGTTATCGGTTGTTACTCATGGAATACATTCGTGCATTTCTATATGGCAAACCAAGACAAGGCCTTCTTAAAAAATGCTTTTGGAAACTATATCTCGCCAGAACTTATTGATGAAATGTATTCAACAGGAGAACCTCCAAAACTTGGAGGAGACAGTGGGATCAGAACAGCTTTTTTTACAGATATTCAGGGATTTTCAACCTTCTCAGAAAAACTTTCACCTACTCAGCTTGTAGAGCTTTTAAATGAATACCTCACGGTCATGACAGATATTCTCCTGGAAGAGAAAGGAACACTGGATAAGTATGAAGGTGACGCTATTATCGCCTTCTTTGGTGCGCCAATGCCACTTGAAGATCACGCCCGCCGAGCATGTATTGTTGCTCATCGTATGCAGATGGCCTTATTAAAATTACGTGATAAATGGACCGCCGAAGGTGATAAATGGCCAAAGATTGTTCACGATATGAGAATGAGAATTGGGCTTAATTCAGGGGAAATTGTAACAGGAAATATGGGTTCAGCTTCACGAATGAACTATACAATGATGGGCGATTCTGTAAACCTTGCTGCTCGCCTTGAAGAATCAGCAAAACAGTATGGAATTTTTACTCAAGTAGCAAAAGACACAGTTGACCTTGCTGGTGATGAGTTTATTTTTAGAGAACTTGATACTATTCGAGTTGTTGGAAAATCGGTACCTGTTACTACTTATGACCTACTCGGATTAAAGGGCGAAAGCGAAGCATTCCTAGAAGAGCTAGCAGAAAAATTTAAAGAAGGGATTGAAAGTTATAAGTCACAACAATGGGATAAGGCCATCGCAATTTTCACTTATACTTTAGAACTTGAATATCAACGCTTTCCGGATCTTAAAGGTGTTAAAACAAATCCTTCAGAAATTTATATCAAGCGCTGTGAGGACTATAAGAAATTGCCACCTCCACCAGAGTGGGATGGAGTGTTTACGCTAACAAGTAAGTAA